From one Actinomycetes bacterium genomic stretch:
- a CDS encoding FAD-binding and (Fe-S)-binding domain-containing protein, producing the protein MTELADRRAAIRRADRSGLSLAEAQALAAQLRRTVRGEVRFDQASRALYSTDGSNYRQVPIGVVCPLDAEDVVATVAACRRFGAPVLGRGGGTSLAGQCCNVAVVVDMSKYMHRVVELDPVRRLARVEPGIVLDRLREAAEEHRLTFGPDPATHTHCTLGGMIGNNSCGVHALMNGKTVDNIEALEVLTYDGLRMTVGPTTEEELASVIAAGGRRGQIYAGLRDLRDRYADLIRQRYPRIPRRVSGYNLDQLLPEHGFNVARALVGTESTCVLVLEATCQLIYSPPVRRLVVLGFPDIYQAGDAVPLVLEHRPSGLEGMDDQLIGYMRNIGLHPDEVGLLPPGGGWLLVELAAEDGAEAVDRVRDLVDGLGQQGVRPSVATFDDPAQAKLIWTVRESGLGATARVPGQKPMWEGWEDSAVAPDRIGDYLRDLRKLLDRHGYHGSFYGHVGQGCMHTRNDFDLQTQGGVARFRAYVEEAADLVVGYGGSLSGEHGDGQARAELLPRMFGPELVAAFGEFKAIWDPEARMNPGKVVDAYRLDENLRLGAGYAPPRLATTFRFPADQDGFADAVLRCVGVGKCRREDGGTMCPSYMVTREEQHSTRGRARLLFEMLQGEVVTGRWRSKEVHDALDLCLSCKGCKGDCPVSVDMATYKAEFLSHYYKGRLRPRTAYSLGLVWWAARAAARAPRLANFLTQAPLLRQQVKLLGGIAPARPVPPFAVEPFTTWFRRRGPGNPGGRPVLLWPDTFNNYFQPQTARAAVEVLEAAGFRVELPGAPLCCGRPLYDFGMLTLARRQLRQVLAAVGPRVAEGVPLVGLEPSCLATFRDELANLFPGNEGAKRLQQQSFTLAELLTGHADGWTPPAARRRALVQGHCHQQAVIGMGPDRRLMAAMGLEAEVLDAGCCGMAGSFGFEREHYDVAMQVGERVLLPAVRQTDPDVLVVADGFSCRTQIEQATGRPTRHLAEVLRDALHDQPGSRVGSRR; encoded by the coding sequence GTGACCGAGCTCGCCGACCGCCGGGCCGCCATCCGGCGGGCAGACCGGAGCGGCCTGTCGCTGGCCGAGGCGCAGGCGCTCGCGGCCCAGCTCCGGCGGACGGTCCGGGGCGAGGTCCGCTTCGACCAGGCCAGCCGCGCGCTGTACTCGACCGACGGGTCGAACTACCGCCAGGTGCCCATCGGCGTGGTCTGTCCCCTGGATGCCGAGGACGTGGTCGCCACGGTGGCCGCCTGCCGCCGCTTCGGCGCGCCGGTCCTCGGCCGCGGAGGTGGGACCAGCCTGGCCGGCCAGTGCTGCAACGTCGCGGTGGTCGTCGACATGTCCAAGTACATGCACCGCGTGGTCGAGCTCGACCCGGTCCGGCGGCTCGCGCGCGTCGAGCCCGGGATCGTGCTCGACCGGCTGCGCGAGGCGGCCGAGGAGCACCGCCTCACCTTCGGCCCCGACCCGGCCACCCACACCCACTGCACCCTGGGCGGGATGATCGGCAACAACTCCTGCGGCGTGCACGCCCTGATGAACGGCAAGACGGTCGACAACATCGAGGCGCTGGAGGTGCTCACCTACGACGGGCTGCGGATGACCGTCGGGCCGACCACCGAGGAGGAGCTGGCCTCGGTCATCGCCGCGGGCGGCCGCCGGGGGCAGATCTACGCCGGCCTGCGCGACCTGCGCGACCGCTACGCCGACCTCATCCGTCAGCGGTACCCGCGCATCCCCCGGCGCGTCTCCGGCTACAACCTCGACCAGCTGCTGCCCGAGCACGGGTTCAACGTGGCACGGGCCCTTGTCGGTACCGAGAGCACATGCGTCCTCGTCCTTGAAGCGACTTGTCAACTTATCTACAGCCCGCCGGTACGACGGCTGGTCGTGCTCGGCTTCCCCGACATCTACCAGGCCGGGGACGCCGTGCCGCTGGTCCTCGAGCACCGGCCGAGCGGGCTCGAGGGCATGGACGACCAGCTCATCGGCTACATGCGCAACATCGGGCTGCACCCCGACGAGGTCGGCCTGCTCCCCCCCGGCGGCGGCTGGCTGCTGGTGGAGCTGGCCGCCGAGGACGGCGCCGAGGCGGTCGACCGGGTCCGCGACCTGGTGGACGGCCTCGGCCAGCAGGGCGTCCGCCCGTCGGTGGCCACCTTCGACGACCCCGCGCAGGCCAAGCTCATCTGGACGGTGCGCGAGTCCGGGCTCGGCGCCACCGCCCGGGTGCCGGGCCAGAAGCCCATGTGGGAGGGGTGGGAGGACTCCGCGGTCGCGCCTGACCGCATCGGCGACTACCTCCGCGACCTGCGCAAGCTGCTCGACCGCCACGGCTACCACGGCTCCTTCTACGGCCACGTCGGGCAGGGCTGCATGCACACCCGCAACGACTTCGACCTGCAGACACAGGGGGGCGTGGCCCGCTTCCGCGCCTACGTCGAGGAGGCTGCGGACCTGGTGGTCGGCTATGGCGGCTCGCTGTCGGGCGAGCACGGCGACGGCCAGGCCAGGGCCGAGCTGCTGCCCCGGATGTTCGGCCCCGAGCTGGTGGCCGCCTTCGGTGAGTTCAAGGCGATCTGGGACCCGGAGGCCAGGATGAACCCGGGCAAGGTCGTCGACGCCTACCGGCTCGACGAGAACCTGCGCCTGGGCGCCGGGTACGCGCCGCCGCGGCTGGCCACCACCTTCCGGTTCCCGGCCGACCAGGACGGCTTCGCCGACGCCGTCCTGCGCTGCGTCGGGGTGGGCAAGTGCCGGCGCGAGGACGGCGGGACCATGTGCCCGAGCTACATGGTGACCCGCGAGGAGCAGCACTCCACCCGCGGCCGGGCCCGCCTGCTGTTCGAGATGCTCCAGGGCGAGGTCGTCACCGGCCGCTGGCGCTCCAAGGAGGTCCACGACGCCCTCGACCTCTGCCTGTCGTGCAAGGGCTGCAAGGGCGACTGCCCGGTCTCGGTGGATATGGCCACCTACAAGGCCGAGTTCCTGTCCCACTACTACAAGGGTCGCCTGCGGCCGCGCACCGCCTACTCGCTCGGGCTGGTCTGGTGGGCTGCCCGGGCCGCCGCGCGCGCGCCCCGGCTCGCCAACTTCCTGACCCAGGCCCCGCTGCTCCGCCAGCAGGTCAAGCTCCTCGGCGGGATCGCCCCGGCCCGTCCCGTCCCGCCGTTCGCCGTCGAGCCGTTCACCACCTGGTTCCGCCGCCGCGGGCCCGGCAATCCGGGTGGCCGGCCGGTGCTCCTCTGGCCCGACACCTTCAACAACTACTTCCAGCCCCAGACCGCCAGGGCGGCGGTCGAGGTGCTCGAGGCGGCCGGCTTCCGGGTCGAGCTGCCCGGCGCACCGCTGTGCTGTGGCCGTCCGCTGTACGACTTCGGCATGCTCACCCTGGCCAGGCGCCAGCTCCGCCAGGTCCTGGCCGCGGTCGGCCCGCGCGTCGCCGAGGGCGTCCCGCTGGTCGGGCTGGAACCGAGCTGCCTGGCCACCTTCCGGGACGAGCTTGCGAACCTGTTCCCCGGCAACGAGGGAGCCAAGCGTCTGCAGCAGCAGTCATTCACCCTGGCCGAGCTGCTCACCGGCCACGCCGACGGGTGGACCCCGCCGGCCGCGCGCCGGCGAGCGCTCGTCCAGGGCCACTGTCACCAGCAGGCGGTCATCGGCATGGGCCCGGACCGGCGCCTGATGGCCGCCATGGGGCTCGAGGCCGAGGTGCTGGACGCCGGCTGCTGCGGCATGGCGGGCTCGTTCGGCTTCGAGCGCGAGCACTACGACGTCGCCATGCAGGTCGGTGAGCGGGTGCTGCTGCCCGCCGTGCGCCAGACCGACCCAGACGTTCTGGTGGTCGCCGACGGCTTCAGCTGCCGGACTCAGATCGAGCAGGCCACTGGCCGCCCCACCCGCCACCTTGCCGAGGTCCTGCGCGACGCCCTGCACGACCAGCCGGGCTCCCGAGTGGGGTCGAGGAGGTGA